GGATGGAGAGCGGACTCGCCCGCAAGGTCAGCTTCACCGGGTCGACCGAGGTCGGGAAACTACTCCTGCGTCAGGCGGCGGGCACGGTCATGCGGACGTCGATGGAGCTGGGCGGCAACGCGCCGTTCATCGTCTGCGCCGACGCGGACATCCCGCGGGCCGTCGACGGCCTGATGTTCGCCAAGATGCGCAACATCGGTCAGGCCTGCACGGCCGCCAATCGAGTCTTCGTGCACCGCAGCGTGATCGACGAGTTCACCGACGCCTTTGCCGCGAAGATGGCTGCGTTGCAGGTGGGTGATGGTGCGGCCGACGGTGTGCAGGTCGGCCCGCTCGTCGAATCGAAAGCCGTCGAGAAGGTCTCGGCGCTGGTGTCCGATGCCGTGGCCAAAGGCGCCACGGTCGTCTGCGGGGGCGAGAACCCGGACGGCCCGGGCTTCTTCTATCCGCCGACCGTCCTGACCGACGTCGGGCTCGACGCGGATCTCACTCGTACCGAGATCTTTGGGCCCGTCGCCGCGATCATCCCGTTCGGAAACGCCGACGACGCGGACGATCCCGCGGCCGACGACGAGGTCATCGCACTGGCCAACGACACCCCGTGGGGGTTGGTCAGCTACTTGTTCAGCCAGGACGTCGACCGCTGCGCCACACTGTCGGCCGCGTTGGAAACCGGTATGGTCGGGGTCAACACCGGCGCCGTGTCCAATCCGGCGGCCCCCTTCGGGGGTGTCAAGGAATCGGGACTCGGCCGCGAGGGCGGACGCGTGGGTATCGAGGAATTCCTCGACATGAAGTACACCGCCACGCCGATTCCCCGTCGCTGACAGGGGTTCCGTTATCCATCCCGTTCAGACAGGAGCGAGAAGACCATGTACCTGGGTGCTCAGCTGTTCACCGACAGCGAGTACGAACAGCGCCTGACACGGGTCCGCGAACTCATGGACCGTCAGGGGCTCTCGGCCATCATCGTCACCGATCCAGCGAACATCTTCTATCTGATCGGCTACAACGCGTGGTCGTTCTACACCCCGCAGATGCTGTTCGTGCCGATCGACGGCGAGATGATCTTCTACGCCCGGGAGATGGATGCGCATGGCGCACATCGCACGTCGTGGTTGCCTGCCGACCAGATCGTCGGCTACCCGGAGAGTTACGTGCAGCGCCCACATCTGCACCCGTTCGACTGGGTCGCCTGGTCACTGCGACAGCGCCACCAGATCGCACCGGCGTCCAAGGCCGGCTCGGTGGGGCTGGAGATGGACTCGCATTTCTTCTCTCCCAAAGCCTATCGGGCGCTGTTCAACGCGATCCCGGAGTGGAAACTCGTCGACAACTTCGAACTCGTCAACTGGGTGCGGTCGGTGAAGTCCGACGCCGAGATTCAGCTGATGCGGCAAGCCGGGATGGTGTGCTCGGAGGCCATGCGCGCCGCGATCGACACCATCGACATCGGGGTCCGGCAATGCGATGCGGCCGCGGCCATCTCGCAGGCGCAGATCACGGGCACCCCGGAGTACGGCGGCGACTACCCGGCGATCGTCCCGATGATGCCCACCGGCGCGGCGGCCGACACCCCGCACCTCACGTGGCACCAGGGCACTTTCGTCGAGGACGAGGCGGTCGTCATCGAATTGACCGGTGCGCACAACCGATATCACTGTCCGCTTGCCCGGACGGTGTCCCTCGGCACCCCGAGCAAAGACCTGGACTACGTCGCCAAGGCAACCGCCGAGGGCCTGAACAACGTGCTGGAGGCCATCAAGCCGGGCGTGGCCACGCGCGAGCTCGCCTCGACGTGGAACTGGACGCTCGCGAAGTACGGCCTCGAGAAGCCCTCGCGCCTGGGCTATTCGATCGGCATCGGCTACCCGCCCGACTGGGGCGAGCGCACGATCAGCATCCGCAGCGAGGACGAGTCGGTGCTGGAGACGAACATGACCTTCCACATCGTCTGCGGAATGTGGATGGACAACTACGGTTTCGAGCTGTCCGAGTCGGTCCGGGTCAGTCCGACCGGCGTCGAATGCTTCACCGACTTCCCGCGCGAACTGATCCAGAAGTAGCCACACAACCTGATCGACACCAGCACGACGACCACACAATCTGATCCCTGAGGTCCGAAACCAACACGACGACCACACCACCTGATCCCTGAGGTCCGAAACCAACACGACGACCACACCACCTGATCCCTGAGGTCCGAAACCAACACGACGACCACACCACCTGATCCCTGAGGTCCGAAACCAACACGACGACCACACCACCTGATCCCTGAGGTCCGAAACCAACACGACGACCACACCACCTGATCCCTGAGGTCCGAAACCAACACGACGACCACACCACCTGATCCCTGAGGTGCGAAACCAACACGACGACCACACAATCTGATCCCTGAGGTGCGAGGAGCGCAAGCGACGAGCCACGAAGGGCTGCCGAGACGAGGTGAAGAAAGTGACCACAACCGAAACCGCCTATCAGAACCGACATTCGGCACCAACACTGCCGTTGGCGGGCCGCGCCAAGGACCTCGTCGGTTCGATGATCGACTCGTCGACCTCGCTGCTCGCCGCGCAGTCCCACGACATCGTGCGGTTCGCGATGGGCTCCCCCGCGGACGAGGCCGTACCGGCCGACGAGTTCCGTCAGATCGCCGGTGAGATCCTCGATCACACCTCGTTCACCTACGGTGCCACGGAAGGCGAACCCCGGCTGCTGCAACTGCTCGTCGACTATCTCGCCACGACCCCCGACCCGTCGTCCCTCGACCGGTTGGTCATCACCACCGGCGGGATGCAGGGACTCGACCTCGCCTGCAAGCTGTTCGTCGATCCCGGGGATCTGGTCATCGTCGAGTCCCCCACGTACACCAATGGCAGTGCGACTGCGCTGTCCTACGGCGCGCAGTTGCTCGAGGTTCCCGTCGACGACGACGGCATGCAGGTCGATCAGCTCGAAGCGCTCGTCGCACGCACCCGTCAGACGCCGAAAGCGATCTACACGATCCCGACATTCCAGAATCCCTCCGGCGTCACCATGTCCGAGGAGCGCCGCCGCGAACTGCTGCGGCTGGCGCACACCTGGGGGTCGGTCATCATCGACGACGACCCGTACGGGCTGTTGCGGTTCGCCGGCACCGACATCCCGACCTTCCAGACGCTCAGCCCCGGCGACCCGCTGATCTTCTCGGTGCGCACGTTCTCCAAGATCCTCGCGCCGGGCTGGCGTGTCGGCTGGGTCGACGCCGATCCCTCCCTACGCCAGCTGCTGATCAACGGCAAGCAGGCGATGGACACCTGCACCAACGTGCCCAACCAGCACATCGTCGCCGAGTACATCGCCCGCGGCGGACTCGAGGACCATCTCGCCGGGATTCGCCTGCTGTACCGCGAGCGCAAAGAGGCCATGCTCGACGCCATCAGACGTCATCTCGGCGATCGGGTGGTGACCACGGACCCCGAGGGCGGCTTCTTCCTGTGGGTCACGTTGCGCGACGAGTTCGCCGAGATCGACACGCGAGAACTCTTCGAGGTCGCGCTCGCGGACGGGGTGGCGTTCATTCCCGGCCCCGCGCTGTCGCCCGGTGGACGCTTCCGCAACTCGATGCGTCTCTGCTTCGCGTCGAGCACCCCGGAACGGATCGACGAGGGTGTCCGACGTCTCACGGCCAGTCTTGAGAAGATGGCCGGGTGAGTCGTGAACCAGACCTGACCGCCGCCGAGACCGCGGTGCTCGGCTTCATCGACGAGGCCGCGATCACCTCGCTCACCTCGGCACTGGTCGAGACGCCCAGCGAGAACCCGGGCGGTACCGAGGAAGCCGCGGTCGACGTGCTCGAGAGTGCCTGCCGCGCGCTCGGTTTCGACGTCGTGACCCACGAAGTGGCACCGGGGCGGCCCAATCTCGTCGCCACCGTGCCTGCCGGCACCGGACCGGGACTGATGTTCCTCGGACATTCGGACGTGGTCCCGGCCGGTCCCGGTTGGTCAGCGGACCCGTACACGGTCCGCATCCGCGACGGCCGCATCTACGGCCGCGGTGCCACCGACATGAAAGGCGGACTCGCCGCCGTCGTCGCGGCGATGACCGCGCTACGCCGGGCCGCCGAGGTCGGGGTCGAACTCTCCGGACCGGTCCGCCTGGTGTGCACCGTCGACGAGGAGGAACACGGGACCGGGGTGCGGGACTTCGTGGGCCGCCCCGCCGACCTCGAGTTCCGCGGCTGCGTGGTCGCCGAACCCACCGACATGCAGGTGGTTCGGGGTTGCCGCGGTGCGTCGTACATCGAGGTCGAGGTGACCGGTCGCGCGGCTCATTCCGGACGTCCCACCGATGGTCGCAGCGCCATCGACGCCGCGGCCGCCGTCGTCGACATCATCCGCGCCGACGGTGAACGGCTGGCCGAGACGGCCGACGACCTGCTCGGTCACGGCACCTGGAATGTCGGCACCATCACAGGCGGACAGGGCATCTCGGTGGTGGCACCGGGTTGTTCGCTCGGCATCGACCGGCGCCTGATGCCCGATGAGGACCCGCACCGGATCGCCGACGATCTGCGAAGAGCGATCAGCGACAGAGGAATCGACACCGACGGCATCAGCGTCGACGTCCGGGTGACCATGGAGATGCCCGGTTTCGCGACGGAAGCCACGCACCCGCTCGTCACCACAGCGGTCGGTGCGGTCACCGATGCCGGG
The genomic region above belongs to Gordonia hongkongensis and contains:
- a CDS encoding NAD-dependent succinate-semialdehyde dehydrogenase translates to MTTIAPQTAAEAVSRVHTDLFVDGEWAPAASGKHFDVVNPATEEVLAQVADADAVDARRALETAAAHQAEWATTSPRFRSEILYRAHQLIMTRADEIAAVMTAEMGKPLAEAKGEVAYGAEFFRWFAEEAVRIGGDSTTTGDGSHRVVVTRQPVGPCILITPWNFPLAMATRKIGPAVAAGCTMVFKPAELTPLTSLLLADILVEAGLPAGVLNIVTTSDPSTVVTEWMESGLARKVSFTGSTEVGKLLLRQAAGTVMRTSMELGGNAPFIVCADADIPRAVDGLMFAKMRNIGQACTAANRVFVHRSVIDEFTDAFAAKMAALQVGDGAADGVQVGPLVESKAVEKVSALVSDAVAKGATVVCGGENPDGPGFFYPPTVLTDVGLDADLTRTEIFGPVAAIIPFGNADDADDPAADDEVIALANDTPWGLVSYLFSQDVDRCATLSAALETGMVGVNTGAVSNPAAPFGGVKESGLGREGGRVGIEEFLDMKYTATPIPRR
- a CDS encoding M24 family metallopeptidase, with amino-acid sequence MYLGAQLFTDSEYEQRLTRVRELMDRQGLSAIIVTDPANIFYLIGYNAWSFYTPQMLFVPIDGEMIFYAREMDAHGAHRTSWLPADQIVGYPESYVQRPHLHPFDWVAWSLRQRHQIAPASKAGSVGLEMDSHFFSPKAYRALFNAIPEWKLVDNFELVNWVRSVKSDAEIQLMRQAGMVCSEAMRAAIDTIDIGVRQCDAAAAISQAQITGTPEYGGDYPAIVPMMPTGAAADTPHLTWHQGTFVEDEAVVIELTGAHNRYHCPLARTVSLGTPSKDLDYVAKATAEGLNNVLEAIKPGVATRELASTWNWTLAKYGLEKPSRLGYSIGIGYPPDWGERTISIRSEDESVLETNMTFHIVCGMWMDNYGFELSESVRVSPTGVECFTDFPRELIQK
- a CDS encoding PLP-dependent aminotransferase family protein; translated protein: MTTTETAYQNRHSAPTLPLAGRAKDLVGSMIDSSTSLLAAQSHDIVRFAMGSPADEAVPADEFRQIAGEILDHTSFTYGATEGEPRLLQLLVDYLATTPDPSSLDRLVITTGGMQGLDLACKLFVDPGDLVIVESPTYTNGSATALSYGAQLLEVPVDDDGMQVDQLEALVARTRQTPKAIYTIPTFQNPSGVTMSEERRRELLRLAHTWGSVIIDDDPYGLLRFAGTDIPTFQTLSPGDPLIFSVRTFSKILAPGWRVGWVDADPSLRQLLINGKQAMDTCTNVPNQHIVAEYIARGGLEDHLAGIRLLYRERKEAMLDAIRRHLGDRVVTTDPEGGFFLWVTLRDEFAEIDTRELFEVALADGVAFIPGPALSPGGRFRNSMRLCFASSTPERIDEGVRRLTASLEKMAG
- a CDS encoding M20 family metallopeptidase, yielding MSREPDLTAAETAVLGFIDEAAITSLTSALVETPSENPGGTEEAAVDVLESACRALGFDVVTHEVAPGRPNLVATVPAGTGPGLMFLGHSDVVPAGPGWSADPYTVRIRDGRIYGRGATDMKGGLAAVVAAMTALRRAAEVGVELSGPVRLVCTVDEEEHGTGVRDFVGRPADLEFRGCVVAEPTDMQVVRGCRGASYIEVEVTGRAAHSGRPTDGRSAIDAAAAVVDIIRADGERLAETADDLLGHGTWNVGTITGGQGISVVAPGCSLGIDRRLMPDEDPHRIADDLRRAISDRGIDTDGISVDVRVTMEMPGFATEATHPLVTTAVGAVTDAGADTSVGGWTAACDGGFVSRDLGVPSIVLGPGNINTDAHQPDESVAIADLATAARAYALAAMRLLGP